The following DNA comes from Planctomycetota bacterium.
GAGGGTATTGGGACCTCAGGGCTCGCCCAGGACGATTGAGCAGGGACAAGGGGGTGAAGCGATGCTTGGTGGATTGCTCGGAACGCTGGCGTTGTTCGCTGTTCCCATAGGGTACGTGTTTCTTCTGAGCTACTGCTTTCACCGCAGGTATCTGCGATGCGCCGGCCTTCTCTTGTCGGCCGTTGGCCTCTTCCTTCTATGGCTGTGCGATAGCAAGAGCAAGGAGGGGCCATACCTGGCGGCGCTCGGCATTGCGCTGGGGCTGGGGGGAATCCACGCGTACCTGACCGGGATGGCCGACGACATCGTCGCCTCGGTCGAGGATGCTCAGAATGACCTCAATGTTCGACTGATCGCGCTTGAGACCAAGCTGCTCGAGCGTGCCGACGACAACCAGGGAGGAAAGGAGGAACCCTGACATGCCCTTCATTCCACGCGAAGAGGCGCTGAAGCGACTGCGGGGCCAGGTGGCCGCGGGCCGGCCCATCCTCGGCTGCGGGGCGGGGACGGGGATTTCGGCGAAGTTTGCGGAACGCGGCGGGGCAGACCTCATTATCATCTACAACTCGGGCCGCTATCGCATGGCGGGCCGCGGCTCGCTGGCGGGGCTGATGCCCTACGGCGATGCCAACGCCATCGTGATGGAGATGGCCGCCGAGGTGCTGCCCGTGGTCAAGGACACGCCCGTGCTGGCCGGCGTGTGCGGCACCGACCCTTTCCGCCTGATGCCTGTGTTCCTGCGGCAGCTCAAGGACATGGGCTTTGACGGGGTGCAGAACTTTCCCACCGTCGGCCTCATTGACGGCACGCTCCGCATCGGGCTTGAGGAGACAGGGATGGGCTATGGGCTGGAGGTGGAGATGATCCGCCTCGCCCGCGAGTTGGACATGCTCACCTGCCCCTACGTCTTCGACGAGGAATCGGCCATGGCGATGGCGAAGGCCGGGGCCGACGTGCTGGTGCCCCACATGGGCCTCACGACGAAGGGCAGCATCGGCGCGCACACCGCCCTCACGCTCGAACAGGCCGCGAAGAGGGTCCAGGCCATGCACGACGCCGCGAAGGCCGTGAACCCCGACATCCTGGTCCTCTGCCACGGCGGCCCGATCGCCGAGCCGGAGGATGTGAAGTTCATCCTTCAGCACACAGAGGGCGTCGCCGGCTTCTTTGGGGCTTCCAGCGTCGAGCGACTGGCGGTGGAGCCTGCCATCGAGACCCAGGCTCGGCTCTTCAAGGAACTGAGCGTGTGAGCGCTGAGAGTCCGATTACCCTCCCGAAGGTATTGGAACCTTCGGGAGGGGCAGCCCACGGAGTGGGCGACCCAGCCGTAGCCCAGGGCGACCGAAGGGAGCCCTGGGAACCGTGACCGACCCACAGTCCCAAGCCCCCGAAGGGGGGCGCTTCACGGACCAGGAGCAGAACCGTGGATAAGCTTGGCAAGGGTGCAGTTGTCAGACCAACCGATGTTGAGACCCTCGTGTATGACTGGGGCACGATCCGGCTGCTGAGCGAGCCGAACCTCACGGGGGCGAAGAAGATGACGTGCGGCCTGGTGGAACTCGCCCCCGGCAGCGGCCATAGCCGCCATAATCACCCGGGCACCGAGGAGATCATCTACTGCATTTCGGGCCACGGCGAGCAGATGGTGGATGACGCCGGGACGGTGAAGGTGGGGCCGGGGGCGAGCATCTTCGTGCCCACGGGCGCGTATCATTCGACGCTGAACACGGGCAAGCGCACGATGCGGTTGCTGGTTGTCTACTGCCCGACGGGGGCAGAGAAGGCGCTGCGCGCCATCCCAGGCGTAAAGACGCTTGCCCCGGGCAGAAAGGCCAAGACCGCCTGAAGGCGGGACTCCGAACGGGGTCAGTTCTTGACGGTGTGGCTCCCGTGGCAGTCGGTGCAGACGGGGTTGGGCGGCGGGGGGCCGTTGCCATCCTTGCGCTTGGTTTCGGTCTTGTGCGGAATGTGGCACTGGAGGCAGGCAGCTTTGACCTCGCCGCGCGTGTACATCACGTCGGGCGGGGTCACATTGTCCTCGTCGGAGCGGTGGTCGAAGCAGGGGCCGTGGCAGCCGGCGCAGCCGGCCTTCTTCGGCCTGTCCTTGGGCGGGCGAAGGTGTTCTTCGTCCTCCTCGCGGGCCAGCTTGTCGGCCTTGGAGTCGGCGTGCTTCTTGGCGATCTTCTCGCCCTCGAAGTTGGCGTGGCAGACGAAGCAGGCAGAGTCGGGGGAGGGGACATTGGCGTGCTTCTCGCGGTTGAGCGGGCGGGCGCGGAGGAGCTTGACTTCGAAGGGCCGGCCCTTGGCGACGAGGCAGATGGCGCCCTTGTGAGGGCACGCCGTGTCCTTCCCCTCGGCCACGTGCTTGCCGTCGAGCGAGACGGTGAAGACGCCTTTGGAGACAACGAGGCTGACCTCGCGCCAGCCGTCGGTCTTCGCGCCAGTGCCTTTGGCGACCACGCGGCCTCCGTCGGCGCGGAGGGTGCCGTCGGTCACGTCGAGCCAGTAGCCCGGCTGCGCGGGGTCGGGAATGGTGGAGTAGCGGCAGCGAATCTCGCCCTCGCCCCTGCACAGGGCGGTGAGCTCGAAGTCGGCCCATTGCCAGTAGTTGACGATCTCGCCCTTCGTGGCGGTGAGGAGGGCGTCTTTGAGCGCCCAGTCGGCGCTCTTACTCACCTTCCAGCGCGAGAGGTCGGAGCCGTCGAAGAGGGTCAGCCAGCCGTCCCGTCCCGGCTCGAAGGGCCTGTCGGCGGCAATGCCGGCGGTGGTGAGGAGCAGCGCACCGACAGCGCTGATGCGTGATGCGTGACGCGTGATGCGTGAGCTGAGCATGCGGACTCCTGGTGGGTCTTTTCTGTCAATCGGCAATTGGAGATCGGCAACCGGAGATGCGGCTCACACCCACTCCCAGTCTTTGAGCCACTGGTAGCCCCTGGGCAGGCGCTGCCACATCCTGTCTGTGGCGGCTGCGAGCTCCTGGTTGTCGAGGACGGCGGGGCGGGCGGCCAGGTCCTCCTTGCGGCGCTCCTCGATGGCCTTCAGGCAGTTCTCGACGTGGTGGGGGAAGATGAGGCCTGGGATGGGCGCGGTGAGGACGTCGCAGCAGAGCACGTACCGCAGGGCGAGGCGGGCGATGCGGTCGTCCTCCTCGCGGTGCTCGTCGTCGGGCGCGCTGCCGCCCTTGAAGATGGAGTTGGAGGCGAACGGCTTGATGCCGAAGAAGCCGATGTCGTGCTTGCGGAGCGTGTCGAAGAAGCTGCCGGTCGGCTTCTCCTTGGTCTTGGCGGTGTAGGGGGTGACGACGAAGGAGACGAGGGGGAACTCGCGGATCATCATCTCGATCCAGCGTCGGTCGTGGGAGGAGAAGCCGAACCAGCGGACCTTGCCGTCCTTGACGGCCTGTTCGCCGGCGGCGACCATTTCGCACGACTCGTTGAAGGTGTGGAGGCCGCCCGGCTCGTGGCAGGTGGGGCGCCAGAAGTCCACGACGTCGAGGCCCACCTCCTTCATCTTGGTTTCGAGCGACTCCATCAGCTTGGCCTTGGTGCGCCAGTCGGCGAAACGCATCTCCTGGCCGCCGTTGGAGAAGCCGAAGTAGATGTCGTTGCGTCGCCCGAGCGTCTTGAGCGCCTTGGCGTAGGCCGTGATCTCGTTGCCCCAGCAGGCATCCACGTAGTTGATGCCGGAGTCGAGGCACTTTGCCAGGATCTCGGCGCGGTTCTTGTCGAAGTCCTCGCCCTTGAAGGGGCAGCGCTTCCAGTGTCCCCCGAGGCTGATGGCGGAGATCCACTGGTCGGTCTTGCCCAGGCGGCGGTACTCCATCTTGTCGTTGTAGCTGCGGATCTTGTCTTTGGGCGGCATCGGCGGGGCATCGGCCGCCAAGGCCCGCGCGGCAACCAATCCCGCGCCGGCGGCCGCGGCGCCCTTCCCGAGGAACTCGCGTCGGTTCACGTCTTTGTCGCTCATCGTTCCTTCTCCTGGTCAGGCCTCTGCGGCCATCTTCTTGAGGAAGGCCAAGCCATCCTTGGCCAGCTTGTCGGCGCTGTCGTAAATGGGGCGCCAGATGCAGGCGGCAGCGCACAGGTCGAGGATGCCGGTCGCAAAGCTCTCGATGGTCACCCAACGTTCATACTTGATGTCCTTCAGGGCGGCGAACACGTCCTTCCACGGCACGTGGCCTGTGCCGGGGGTGCCGCGGTCGTTCTCGCAGGCGTGGAAGTGGCCGACCAGAGGGCCGCAGGCGCGAATCGAGGCCGCCGTGTCGCGCTCCTCGATGTTCGCGTGGAACGTGTCCACCTGCACCTTCAGGCGCGGGTGGTCCACCGTCTTGCACATTTTCACGGCGTCGCCAATGGTGGTGATCACGTAGGTCTCGAAACGGTTGAGGGGCTCGATGGCCACGTTGATCTTCGCCTTGTCTGCGTGCTCGGCGGCGGTGCGGAGAGCGTCGGCGCACCACTTCTTCTCGTCGTCGGTGGGCGCCTTGCCCGTGAGCTCGCGAACGGGGGCATAGAGCGGCCCGGCGATGGCCTCTCCGCCCATCTCGGCGCAGAGGTCCACCATCTGCTTGAGCCGCTCGACGGCGGCCTTGCGCACCTCGGGCTTCGGGCTGCACGGGTTGGCCTCGGGTACCATCACGCAGCAGGCGGTGAGGCCCATCCTGGCCTCTTCGCAGGCCTTGCGGGTCGCCTTGGGGTCGAGAATCCCGAGATCGGCGAACAGGACCTCCACGCCGTCGTACCCCATGTCGGCCACCTTCTTGATCAGGTGAACGTCATCCTTTGTGAAGGCGGCGCTATAGACGAGGAGGTTGAGGCCGAACTTCACCTTCATGGGTCGGGTCTCCTGAGTGGGCTGTTGGGCGCCTGAGGCAGCGGTCGCAAGGCCGGCGGCCAGCGCAGACGCGCCCAGGAAGTCTCGCCTGCTCACGCGGGTCTGTCCCATCGGGTTCCTCCGTCTGGGTCGGGTTCTGAATCCGCTCTCGTCTCTACGTTATACGTCACTCGGCGGGGGTCTGTCAAAGGGTTTCTGGTTCCTGAGTGTCTGGCGATCCTGACTCGACTGGCCTGGGGGAGGGTGGGGCATTGCCGATCGTTGCGGGCCTGGCGGTTCCTCGGGAGGGCGCAGCAGAGCGTCTGGCGGGCGCAGCCTGCCCATGCTGTATCAACCCTGAGAGGTGGGAAGTGATACAGCATGGGTAGAATGGCGAGGATTGGCGATTCTCGCGGCTCAAGCCATACTCGCTCATCTGCGCGATGAGCAAGCATGTGAGCGGGAATGCCGGAGGACGTAAGGCAGTGCGGCATATGTGGTTATGTGGCGAAGACCGCTGGATGTGCGACACGAGGCCGACGGTTCTCAAGGGCAGCTACGTAAGGATCTCTGAGCGCCGATGGGGCTGAAGCCCTCTGCCCGCAGTTGTGGCAGCCGGCGTATGTCTCAGGTGGGTGCCGCCGCCGAGGGCTGGGTGTTGGCCTCGCGCTGCCGCGGCGCGCAGGACATGGCGATGCGCTGCCGTGGTGTGCGGGGCAAGATTATGCTTGACTTACCCACAGCATGGAATATAATCAAGAGGTGAGCGAAGGGGAGCAGGCAAGTGGGAGGGTGAGCGAGTGCACAACCCGGGCATCGTGCTGGAAGGGCAGCGCGTGGCTTGGGATAGTGTGGGCAGATAGAGCTGTTCCTGTAAGACCGGTGGCCGCGAGACCCGCATCGGCGATGGCGTGGGTGGCCGTCCGCGGGTAAGCTAGGCCGCTGTTACGAGCTACACGTGGAGAGGCCCAAGACCTCGTGGGTGCACAGACCTGGCGACCTGAAGGCAGCTTGATGAAAGACTGGCAGGGGACACGCGATAGTCGGGCGGACCATCCAGCCCGGCGAGCGGTGCAGCCTCAGGAATCCAGGCAACTTGTGCCTCGAGGGCCGCAGTTGAGCCTCCTCGTTTCAGTGGCGTGCGGCGCCGTCTAGAGCGAACGCATCCTCCGCGTCGGGGCGAGCCTCGCGCAGCGCGTTCGGCAGGCACCTTCCGCCCGCCTTCTCATCCCGTGCCGCAATTCCAGAGTGTATACACATAGGGGCTAGCGCCTCGTTGCGCCCGTCTGGCGCCCGTTGCATTGGGGCCTCAGGCGGAAGGGATCGAGAGGTGGTCCGTGGTTTCTGGACCTGTTGCCGTTCTGCTCTGCGTGATCGGTCTGGGCGTGGGCTACGGCGCCAGTGAACTGGTGAGCTACATCCTCAAGCGCAATGCCCGCAGGAAGGCGGACGAGCTCCTCGCCGCCGCCCGTGCCGAGGCCGATGAGACCCGTCGCCAAGCTGAGGTGGACGCCAAGGAGGAGGTCCTCCGCCGGCGCGAGGAGTTCGAGCGGGAGACAAGGGAGGCCCGCACCGAGCTCAAACTCCTCGAGAAGCGCTTGGTGAAGCGCGAGGACGGCCTGGAGCGCAAGGCCGAACTCACCAGCAAACGCGAAAAGTATATCGAAAACCTTGAACGGGAGCTCTCCACCCGCCAAGAGAATGTTCTGAACAAGGAGAAGGAACTCACCGAGGCCCTCGACAAGCAGAAGGAGGCCCTCTACCGCATCTCCGGGCTCAGCCCCCAGGATGCCCGAGCGCAGCTCTTCGAACGGCTCGAGCGCGACTTCGAGCGCGAGGCGGCTGTCCTGCTCGAGCGGAAGGTCGAACAGGCCAAGGAGACGGCGGATCAGAAGGCCCGGGAAATCCTGGCCACCGCGATCCAGCGGTGCGCGGTCGAGCACACCAACGAGAGCGTCGTGTCCACCATCGATCTCCCCAGCGACGAGATGAAGGGGCGGATCATCGGGCGCGAGGGGCGCAACATCCGGGCGTTCGAGAAGGCCACCGGCGTGGACGTCATCGTGGATGATACGCCGGGGGTGGTGGTGCTGTCGGCCTTCGACAGCGTGCGCCGCGAGATGGCACGCCGGGCGATGGAGGAACTGGTCGCGGACGGGCGCATTCATCCCTCCCGCATCGAGGAGGTGATCGACCGCGCGAAGCGCAAGACCGAGGAGACCATCCTCCAGATCGGCAAGCAGGTGCTCTTCGACATGGGCGTGCACTCGAACAACCAGAAGCTCGCCTACCTGCTTGGGCGCCTGAAGTACCGGACCAGCTACGGCCAGAACGTGCTCCAGCACTCGATCGAGGTGGCCCACCTGTGCGCCACGATGGCCGGAGAACTGCGGCTCGACCCTGCTCTCGCGCGGCGGATCGGCCTGCTTCACGACATCGGCAAGGCGGTGGACCACGAGCTCGAGGGCGGCCACCCTGAGATCGGAGCGCTGATCGGCAAGAGAATTGACGAAGACGCCATCGTGATCAACGCCATCGCCGCGCACCACGAGGGCGCACCACCCGAAACCGTCTATGCCGTGCTGGTGCAGGCCGCCGACGCCATCTCCGCCTCCCGGCCCGGCGCCCGCCGCGAGACGCTGGAGAAGTACATCAAACGGCTCGAACGTCTCGAGGAGGTCGCCAGCTCGTTCGAGGGGGTGGACACCGCGTACGCAATCCAGGCCGGGCGCGAGGTGCGCGTGATCGTGAAGGCTGACAAAGTTGACGACCGGATGACCACCAAGCTCGCTCGGGACATCGCCAAGGAGATCGAGCAGGAGCTCGACTACCCGGGCGAGATTCGAGTCACGCTGATCCGGGAAACCCGGTCGGTGGACTACGCCCGCTAGCGCGGCCCCATCGTGCCTGGTCCCACTGCCTTCCGAAGGGCGCGCCCGTGACCATCCGGATTCTGGCCATCGGCGACATCGTCGGCCGCCCGGGGCGGCATTTCGTGCGCGACCGCCTGCGCGGGATCGCTGCGCGCGAAGGCGTGGACCTGGTGATCGCCAACGGCGAGAACGCGGCGGGCGGGCTCGGCATCACACGAGCCATCGCCGCCGAGTTGCACGAGGCCGGCGTTCACGTGATCACAAGCGGCGATCACATCTGGCGCCGGCGCGACATCGCCCAAGCTCTCACCCAAGACAACCGCCTTCTACGGCCGCAGAACTACCCTCCCGGCGCGCCGGGCGCGGGCATGGTGACCGTGGCCACCCGCACGGGCGTTGCCGTGCGCGTGATCAATCTGCTCGGGCGCATCTTCCTCGAGCCGTTGGACTGCCCGTTCGAGTGCATCGAACGGGTGCTGGCACACACGCCGGGGCCTCCAGTGACGATCGTGGACTTCCACGCCGAGGCGACCTCAGAGAAGGCAGCCATGGCCTGGTTCCTGGACGGGAGGGTGAGCGCCGTGCTGGGCACGCACACGCACGTGCAGACGGCCGACGAGCGCCTGCTGGAGCGCGGCACGGCCTTCATCTCGGACCTCGGGATGACGGGGCCCTACCGCTCGATCCTCGGGCGCCGTGTAGAGCAGGTGATCCA
Coding sequences within:
- a CDS encoding cupin domain-containing protein, which codes for MDKLGKGAVVRPTDVETLVYDWGTIRLLSEPNLTGAKKMTCGLVELAPGSGHSRHNHPGTEEIIYCISGHGEQMVDDAGTVKVGPGASIFVPTGAYHSTLNTGKRTMRLLVVYCPTGAEKALRAIPGVKTLAPGRKAKTA
- a CDS encoding sugar phosphate isomerase/epimerase family protein yields the protein MKVKFGLNLLVYSAAFTKDDVHLIKKVADMGYDGVEVLFADLGILDPKATRKACEEARMGLTACCVMVPEANPCSPKPEVRKAAVERLKQMVDLCAEMGGEAIAGPLYAPVRELTGKAPTDDEKKWCADALRTAAEHADKAKINVAIEPLNRFETYVITTIGDAVKMCKTVDHPRLKVQVDTFHANIEERDTAASIRACGPLVGHFHACENDRGTPGTGHVPWKDVFAALKDIKYERWVTIESFATGILDLCAAACIWRPIYDSADKLAKDGLAFLKKMAAEA
- a CDS encoding phosphoenolpyruvate hydrolase family protein, which codes for MPFIPREEALKRLRGQVAAGRPILGCGAGTGISAKFAERGGADLIIIYNSGRYRMAGRGSLAGLMPYGDANAIVMEMAAEVLPVVKDTPVLAGVCGTDPFRLMPVFLRQLKDMGFDGVQNFPTVGLIDGTLRIGLEETGMGYGLEVEMIRLARELDMLTCPYVFDEESAMAMAKAGADVLVPHMGLTTKGSIGAHTALTLEQAAKRVQAMHDAAKAVNPDILVLCHGGPIAEPEDVKFILQHTEGVAGFFGASSVERLAVEPAIETQARLFKELSV
- a CDS encoding DUF1080 domain-containing protein; its protein translation is MLSSRITRHASRISAVGALLLTTAGIAADRPFEPGRDGWLTLFDGSDLSRWKVSKSADWALKDALLTATKGEIVNYWQWADFELTALCRGEGEIRCRYSTIPDPAQPGYWLDVTDGTLRADGGRVVAKGTGAKTDGWREVSLVVSKGVFTVSLDGKHVAEGKDTACPHKGAICLVAKGRPFEVKLLRARPLNREKHANVPSPDSACFVCHANFEGEKIAKKHADSKADKLAREEDEEHLRPPKDRPKKAGCAGCHGPCFDHRSDEDNVTPPDVMYTRGEVKAACLQCHIPHKTETKRKDGNGPPPPNPVCTDCHGSHTVKN
- a CDS encoding aldo/keto reductase; translation: MSDKDVNRREFLGKGAAAAGAGLVAARALAADAPPMPPKDKIRSYNDKMEYRRLGKTDQWISAISLGGHWKRCPFKGEDFDKNRAEILAKCLDSGINYVDACWGNEITAYAKALKTLGRRNDIYFGFSNGGQEMRFADWRTKAKLMESLETKMKEVGLDVVDFWRPTCHEPGGLHTFNESCEMVAAGEQAVKDGKVRWFGFSSHDRRWIEMMIREFPLVSFVVTPYTAKTKEKPTGSFFDTLRKHDIGFFGIKPFASNSIFKGGSAPDDEHREEDDRIARLALRYVLCCDVLTAPIPGLIFPHHVENCLKAIEERRKEDLAARPAVLDNQELAAATDRMWQRLPRGYQWLKDWEWV
- a CDS encoding TIGR00282 family metallophosphoesterase is translated as MRILAIGDIVGRPGRHFVRDRLRGIAAREGVDLVIANGENAAGGLGITRAIAAELHEAGVHVITSGDHIWRRRDIAQALTQDNRLLRPQNYPPGAPGAGMVTVATRTGVAVRVINLLGRIFLEPLDCPFECIERVLAHTPGPPVTIVDFHAEATSEKAAMAWFLDGRVSAVLGTHTHVQTADERLLERGTAFISDLGMTGPYRSILGRRVEQVIQRLRSRLYVPMEVANGPVMMCGAIVSVDAETGRATGIRRVAET
- the rny gene encoding ribonuclease Y, whose protein sequence is MVSGPVAVLLCVIGLGVGYGASELVSYILKRNARRKADELLAAARAEADETRRQAEVDAKEEVLRRREEFERETREARTELKLLEKRLVKREDGLERKAELTSKREKYIENLERELSTRQENVLNKEKELTEALDKQKEALYRISGLSPQDARAQLFERLERDFEREAAVLLERKVEQAKETADQKAREILATAIQRCAVEHTNESVVSTIDLPSDEMKGRIIGREGRNIRAFEKATGVDVIVDDTPGVVVLSAFDSVRREMARRAMEELVADGRIHPSRIEEVIDRAKRKTEETILQIGKQVLFDMGVHSNNQKLAYLLGRLKYRTSYGQNVLQHSIEVAHLCATMAGELRLDPALARRIGLLHDIGKAVDHELEGGHPEIGALIGKRIDEDAIVINAIAAHHEGAPPETVYAVLVQAADAISASRPGARRETLEKYIKRLERLEEVASSFEGVDTAYAIQAGREVRVIVKADKVDDRMTTKLARDIAKEIEQELDYPGEIRVTLIRETRSVDYAR